The following coding sequences lie in one Peribacillus frigoritolerans genomic window:
- a CDS encoding SNF2 helicase associated domain-containing protein, translated as MDIKLNRKIIKDMCGTVSFKRGEAFQRANKVKFESYRHDSCEATVKGKEDFHVTIDADAVGGFQTKCSCPTLASFHRDCQHIAAVLLSVYDHQQDGTIPDGLQATGVASANKKLSEGLLTLFNNQPVRKSGHQRHFEKRKMLEAEFTCKPVWMGTELYMLGLEMKIGSFNVSNIRDFLKRVKDGKPAEVSLSFIYDPVLHCFQNENDSVLQELITVISDEKVYVDAIADKTENTLNNHLLLLPPSSFQKLVPILEVAPLVKLSHGDHTFNGFRLSNGPLPLQFDFTESEGKGFQLKINGLHEMIVMNAYKLVLFKGKLVQLENEDCQRLSELKQMMENSGMNQIPIHHDQLELFLDKVVPGLKKLGEVHIARSITELFLKTPLVAKLYLDRVKNRLLAGLEFHYENIVINPLEKQESKVIRDVEKEAEILKLMEDSQFAKTDGGYFLHNEELEYEFLYHIVPKLQKLVQIYATTAVRNRISRGNAAPRIRVNIKKERTNWLEFKFEMDDIPDKQIREVLAALEEKRKYYRLRNGSLLSLETREYEEINRFLNALPVQDEDLESTLNMPIVKGLQLLDSVNDSQTFTMEESFRQFLDNIGNPGSLEFVVPNSLVPILREYQKNGYKWMKILAQYGFGGILADDMGLGKTLQSIAYILSELPDIREKRVPVLIVCPSSLTYNWLSEFTKFAPDIQAVVVDGDKTERTKLLKEAKDVDVVITSYPLLRKDIASFEKQDFHTVFFDEAQAFKNPVTQTARAAKKIKAAHRFALTGTPIENSLEELWSLFHVVFPELFMGLKEYSNLSRKQISRRIRPFLLRRMKEDVLGELPEKIESLESVELLPDQKKLYGAYLAKLRHDTLKHLDKDTLRKNRIRILAGLTRLRQICCHPALFVDGYKGSSAKYEQLMQIVEESKHSGRRVLVFSQFTKMLQIIGRDLAIKGQPFFYLDGQTPSKERVEICNRFNAGERDIFLISLKAGGTGLNLTGADTVILYDLWWNPAVEEQAADRAHRMGQKNAVQVIKLIARGTIEEKMNELQEKKRHLIEEIIDPGDKSSSALTEEDIREILMI; from the coding sequence TTGGATATCAAATTAAATCGAAAAATCATAAAAGACATGTGCGGAACCGTCTCCTTCAAAAGAGGGGAAGCTTTTCAGCGTGCCAATAAAGTGAAATTTGAAAGCTATCGTCATGATAGTTGTGAAGCAACGGTTAAAGGAAAGGAAGACTTCCATGTCACGATTGATGCGGATGCTGTCGGCGGTTTTCAGACAAAATGCAGCTGTCCTACGCTAGCTTCCTTCCATCGGGATTGCCAGCATATTGCAGCCGTCCTGCTGTCGGTTTACGACCATCAGCAAGATGGAACGATACCTGATGGCCTGCAAGCAACCGGTGTTGCTTCAGCCAATAAGAAGTTGTCAGAGGGCTTGCTGACCCTTTTCAATAATCAGCCTGTCCGCAAAAGCGGTCATCAGCGCCACTTTGAAAAAAGAAAGATGCTTGAAGCAGAGTTTACGTGTAAACCAGTATGGATGGGAACGGAACTATATATGTTAGGACTGGAAATGAAAATCGGTTCTTTCAATGTGTCGAATATTCGGGATTTCCTGAAGCGCGTTAAAGACGGAAAGCCTGCCGAAGTATCCCTTTCATTTATATATGACCCGGTGCTGCATTGTTTTCAGAATGAAAATGATTCCGTGCTTCAGGAGCTCATTACAGTGATATCGGATGAAAAAGTCTATGTGGATGCCATAGCGGACAAAACTGAAAATACATTGAACAATCACTTATTACTTTTGCCGCCATCTTCTTTTCAAAAGCTTGTCCCCATCCTTGAAGTAGCGCCATTGGTGAAGCTTTCCCATGGGGACCATACATTCAATGGTTTTCGTTTATCAAACGGACCTCTTCCTTTACAGTTTGACTTTACCGAAAGCGAGGGCAAAGGGTTTCAACTGAAAATTAATGGATTGCATGAGATGATTGTCATGAATGCATACAAACTGGTTCTATTTAAAGGGAAATTGGTTCAGCTCGAAAATGAGGATTGCCAGCGCCTTTCTGAGTTAAAGCAAATGATGGAGAATTCGGGAATGAATCAAATTCCAATCCATCATGACCAGCTGGAATTATTCCTGGACAAAGTGGTACCAGGTTTGAAAAAACTCGGTGAAGTCCATATAGCAAGATCCATCACCGAATTATTTTTGAAGACACCGCTTGTTGCAAAGCTATACTTGGATCGAGTAAAAAACAGGCTGCTAGCGGGGCTGGAGTTCCATTATGAAAATATCGTGATCAACCCTTTGGAAAAGCAGGAATCCAAGGTTATAAGGGATGTTGAGAAGGAGGCGGAGATACTAAAGCTGATGGAGGATAGCCAGTTTGCCAAAACGGACGGCGGCTATTTCTTGCATAATGAAGAGTTGGAGTATGAGTTTTTGTACCACATCGTTCCGAAACTCCAAAAGCTGGTACAAATCTATGCCACTACGGCAGTAAGAAACCGGATTTCCCGTGGAAATGCTGCACCGCGTATTAGGGTGAATATCAAAAAAGAACGTACTAATTGGCTCGAATTCAAATTTGAAATGGATGATATCCCAGATAAACAAATTCGCGAGGTCTTAGCAGCGCTTGAAGAAAAGAGGAAGTACTATCGTTTAAGGAATGGATCTCTGCTTTCCCTTGAAACAAGGGAATACGAGGAAATCAATCGTTTTCTGAATGCATTGCCCGTACAGGATGAAGACCTGGAGAGCACGCTGAACATGCCAATCGTAAAAGGGCTTCAGCTCCTTGATTCCGTGAATGACAGCCAGACATTCACAATGGAGGAGTCATTCCGTCAGTTTTTGGATAACATCGGGAATCCGGGCTCCTTGGAGTTCGTGGTGCCAAATAGTCTAGTCCCGATCTTGCGCGAGTATCAAAAAAACGGCTATAAATGGATGAAAATACTTGCCCAATACGGTTTTGGCGGAATTCTTGCTGATGATATGGGACTGGGAAAAACACTGCAAAGCATCGCGTACATTTTATCCGAGCTGCCTGACATCCGTGAGAAAAGGGTGCCGGTGCTTATTGTCTGCCCATCATCATTGACCTACAATTGGCTGAGCGAATTCACTAAATTCGCTCCTGATATACAAGCCGTCGTCGTTGATGGCGACAAGACGGAAAGGACGAAGCTGCTTAAGGAAGCGAAGGATGTGGATGTAGTGATCACCTCTTATCCATTGCTCCGGAAAGACATCGCTTCGTTTGAAAAGCAGGACTTCCATACGGTGTTTTTCGATGAGGCACAGGCCTTTAAAAACCCAGTGACGCAAACGGCACGAGCGGCCAAGAAGATAAAAGCGGCACATCGCTTCGCGTTGACTGGTACGCCTATCGAGAATTCACTAGAAGAGCTCTGGTCCCTTTTCCACGTCGTATTCCCTGAATTATTCATGGGGTTAAAGGAGTATAGCAATCTCTCAAGGAAGCAGATTTCCCGCAGGATCCGCCCATTTTTGCTGCGGAGAATGAAAGAGGACGTGCTAGGTGAACTTCCGGAAAAAATCGAGTCGCTGGAATCGGTGGAACTGCTTCCTGATCAGAAGAAACTGTACGGTGCCTATCTGGCGAAGCTGCGGCATGATACGCTGAAGCACCTGGATAAGGACACCCTCCGGAAAAATCGGATCAGGATCCTCGCTGGCTTGACCCGGCTTCGGCAAATATGCTGTCACCCCGCCTTGTTTGTGGACGGATATAAAGGCAGTTCAGCTAAATATGAGCAGCTGATGCAAATTGTCGAGGAATCGAAGCATTCTGGAAGAAGGGTTCTGGTTTTCTCGCAATTTACAAAAATGCTTCAAATTATCGGCAGGGATTTGGCCATTAAGGGACAACCTTTTTTCTACCTGGATGGACAAACCCCATCAAAGGAACGTGTGGAAATCTGCAATCGATTTAATGCAGGAGAGCGGGATATATTCCTCATTTCATTGAAAGCGGGCGGTACGGGTCTCAACCTGACGGGTGCCGATACAGTCATTCTATATGACCTTTGGTGGAATCCGGCAGTTGAAGAACAAGCTGCGGACCGTGCCCATCGAATGGGACAGAAGAATGCGGTTCAAGTCATCAAACTTATTGCCCGTGGCACAATCGAAGAAAAAATGAATGAACTTCAAGAGAAAAAGAGACATCTTATTGAAGAAATCATCGACCCTGGAGACAAGTCGTCGTCTGCGCTTACAGAAGAGGATATCAGGGAAATCCTGATGATATAA
- a CDS encoding GerAB/ArcD/ProY family transporter: MEKAKISGYQLFVLIFLFEMGSALLVPLAGEAKQAAWLVILIAMIGGFLLFFIYYGLFQYYPEQLLTEFVKHILGNFLGRIVAFLYILYFIYLSARVLRDFGDTLLTFAYPHIPLFVANAAFILVVVYTVRKGIEVLTRTGELFFVLENLLLMTFMLLIIASGMIHLNNLKPIFEMGGTEMVKMGFTKTVFFPFGEIIVFLMIFPYLNEPQRLKKIGIGSLATSGIFLAIIMAVNIAVLGVDLTTRSQYPLLTLIQSIEVAGFLERLDVYFLFLLMIGGFIKICVFTYVAVTGTANVFNVKQPSRLAYPVGIVILLISIIMSSSYTEHIHEGLDAVPNYIHLPFQVIIPLLLLVIAFFKNRKKRKTSTKKSS, translated from the coding sequence ATGGAAAAGGCAAAAATCAGCGGTTACCAGCTGTTCGTCCTTATTTTCCTGTTTGAAATGGGCAGTGCACTTTTGGTTCCGCTTGCAGGTGAAGCCAAGCAGGCTGCTTGGCTAGTCATCCTTATTGCGATGATAGGCGGATTTTTATTATTTTTCATTTATTATGGCCTTTTTCAATACTACCCTGAGCAGCTGTTAACAGAGTTTGTAAAACATATATTAGGGAATTTTCTAGGCAGGATCGTAGCTTTTCTATACATCCTTTATTTCATCTATCTTTCTGCAAGGGTGCTGAGGGATTTCGGAGATACGCTGCTTACTTTTGCCTATCCTCATATTCCGTTATTTGTTGCGAACGCTGCATTCATTTTAGTCGTGGTGTATACGGTCCGTAAAGGGATAGAAGTATTGACGAGGACGGGGGAACTATTCTTTGTCTTAGAGAATTTACTTTTAATGACCTTCATGCTTCTGATTATTGCTTCCGGCATGATCCATTTAAACAACTTAAAACCCATTTTTGAAATGGGCGGGACAGAGATGGTGAAAATGGGTTTCACTAAAACCGTATTTTTTCCATTTGGCGAGATCATAGTGTTTTTAATGATTTTTCCTTATTTGAATGAACCTCAGCGACTGAAAAAAATTGGGATAGGGAGCTTGGCGACAAGCGGTATTTTTCTCGCGATAATAATGGCTGTGAATATTGCTGTACTTGGTGTGGACCTTACGACACGTTCGCAATACCCTCTTCTTACCCTTATTCAGTCAATAGAGGTCGCTGGCTTTCTTGAACGTCTCGATGTGTACTTCTTGTTTTTGTTGATGATTGGCGGGTTCATCAAGATATGTGTATTTACTTATGTAGCGGTAACGGGTACGGCGAATGTTTTCAATGTTAAACAGCCCTCCAGACTTGCATACCCTGTTGGCATCGTCATTTTATTGATTTCAATTATTATGTCAAGCAGCTATACGGAACATATCCATGAAGGGCTAGATGCCGTACCAAATTACATCCATCTGCCATTTCAGGTGATCATTCCGTTGCTTCTCTTGGTCATTGCCTTTTTTAAGAATCGAAAAAAAAGGAAGACAAGCACCAAAAAAAGTTCCTGA
- a CDS encoding Ger(x)C family spore germination protein: protein MNRKKLILFLILICSIFTTGCWDKTELNEMAIVSAVGLDRNKEGKLVGTFQIINPSNVAGALQGGGGTNPPISIYRATANNVLELDSIASTKISRDMYFAHANLIVIGEELAKEEGLNDIFDAFERSPEFRATTRIVIARGVKARDIVETLTAIDKVSAEKVIRTIEITEKIQGKSISINLQEVIKNLLSTGKEPIISGFTVKGNTGKEDKMENTMSSDIEANPNAAGIGVFKDGKLIDWLDGDKAIGSMWVLDRIENTHLNLDWEGKKDAITYSVIRQKTNVGVKLVNGKPKISIKVRAEGDIREVNVPLNLTDMHVLIDIENKLAKELKKEMEDAIVRAQKNKSDIFGFGELMHESHPKEWKKLEKNWDDDTFPKLEVDVQVETFIRRTGLRNKPFLSNLKKKDQ from the coding sequence ATGAATCGTAAAAAGCTAATTCTTTTCTTGATATTGATCTGTTCCATATTCACCACCGGCTGTTGGGATAAAACAGAGTTAAACGAAATGGCCATTGTCTCGGCAGTTGGACTCGATAGAAATAAAGAAGGAAAGTTAGTGGGAACGTTCCAAATCATTAATCCAAGCAATGTAGCGGGAGCTCTTCAGGGCGGCGGCGGAACAAATCCACCGATATCCATTTATAGGGCCACCGCAAATAATGTGCTTGAACTTGATAGTATCGCTTCAACGAAAATCTCCCGAGATATGTATTTTGCCCATGCCAACCTGATTGTCATCGGTGAAGAACTAGCAAAAGAAGAGGGCCTCAACGATATTTTCGATGCATTTGAGCGCTCACCGGAATTCAGGGCAACTACGAGGATTGTGATTGCCCGGGGTGTGAAAGCAAGGGATATTGTCGAAACGTTAACTGCAATCGATAAGGTATCTGCTGAAAAAGTCATTAGGACGATTGAAATCACTGAAAAAATCCAGGGGAAAAGTATTAGCATCAATCTCCAAGAGGTGATCAAGAATCTGCTTAGTACCGGAAAAGAACCAATAATAAGCGGTTTTACCGTGAAAGGCAACACAGGTAAAGAGGATAAAATGGAGAATACCATGTCTTCGGATATTGAGGCAAACCCTAATGCAGCGGGAATTGGTGTTTTTAAAGATGGAAAATTGATTGACTGGCTGGATGGTGATAAGGCAATAGGATCAATGTGGGTATTGGATAGGATCGAAAATACCCATTTAAACCTTGATTGGGAGGGTAAAAAAGACGCAATCACCTATTCAGTTATTCGGCAAAAAACCAACGTCGGGGTAAAATTGGTAAACGGCAAACCGAAAATATCGATAAAGGTCCGTGCAGAGGGAGATATCCGGGAGGTGAATGTTCCTTTGAATCTAACCGATATGCATGTTCTGATAGATATTGAAAATAAGTTAGCGAAAGAATTGAAGAAGGAGATGGAAGATGCGATCGTTCGGGCACAAAAAAATAAATCCGATATTTTTGGCTTTGGGGAGCTCATGCACGAATCCCATCCGAAAGAATGGAAGAAACTAGAGAAAAACTGGGACGACGATACTTTTCCTAAACTGGAAGTTGATGTGCAGGTAGAAACTTTCATTCGCCGTACCGGATTACGTAATAAGCCATTTCTTTCAAATTTAAAAAAGAAAGATCAATAA
- a CDS encoding spore germination protein translates to MASFFKQKRQAKQREKKKEDESQSKSKTPDYIESSISANLEKVKKKTGNSPDIIIRTLKIGQNPEIKTTILYVQGLIDNPSVTDFLIESIMKNPHLSEKILPQEALDVISEDVVSLGGVETVTDWEKLFLSLLSGDSIIFVDGINIALVASTKGGERRSIQEPSTHLTVRGSREGFTESIGTNIAMLRRIINTPDLWIESMKIGTVTKTDVSIMYINGIVKEGIVEEVKKRLNRINIDSILESGYIEQLIEDQVMTPFPTLNHTERPDMVAGNLLEGRVAIFVNGTPFVLVAPAIFVQFFQSVEDYYNRFDIASATRFLRIIVFIISIVGPAVYVAATTFHQEMIPTKLLVIVAAQRETVPLPAVVEALLMEMTFEILREASLRMPKAVGSTMSIVGALVIGQAAVQAGIVSPAMVIIVSITAIASFATPSYSIAISARIVRFGFIICAGTLGFYGMILAFIVLIVHLCSLRSLGVPYMTPLAPLHPEGLGDTFFRRPMWAFKERPKFLTNENNLIREGENQRPLPPESRGMKTADEKKGEGNES, encoded by the coding sequence ATGGCTTCTTTTTTCAAACAAAAGAGACAAGCGAAGCAACGTGAAAAGAAAAAGGAAGATGAAAGTCAATCCAAAAGTAAAACGCCTGATTATATTGAAAGTTCCATATCGGCTAATCTGGAAAAAGTGAAGAAAAAAACGGGAAACAGTCCCGACATCATTATCCGAACGCTGAAAATCGGTCAAAATCCAGAGATTAAAACGACTATTTTGTATGTGCAGGGTCTGATTGATAATCCAAGCGTTACGGACTTTTTAATTGAATCAATCATGAAAAATCCTCATCTATCAGAAAAAATACTTCCACAAGAAGCGTTGGATGTAATCTCTGAGGACGTGGTTTCCCTCGGTGGTGTAGAAACGGTCACGGACTGGGAAAAACTATTTTTATCCTTATTATCAGGGGACAGCATCATTTTTGTTGATGGTATCAACATAGCCCTGGTTGCCAGTACAAAAGGGGGAGAGCGGCGCTCGATTCAGGAACCAAGCACGCATTTGACTGTCCGGGGATCAAGAGAAGGGTTTACGGAATCGATTGGAACGAACATTGCCATGTTACGCCGGATCATCAATACCCCGGATTTATGGATAGAGTCGATGAAAATAGGCACGGTGACAAAAACGGACGTTTCCATCATGTATATAAATGGAATCGTTAAAGAAGGGATCGTCGAGGAGGTCAAGAAGCGCTTAAATCGAATTAACATCGATAGCATTCTTGAATCAGGATATATTGAACAATTGATAGAAGACCAGGTCATGACCCCATTCCCAACCCTTAACCATACAGAAAGACCGGATATGGTCGCAGGAAACCTTCTGGAAGGAAGAGTGGCGATATTCGTTAATGGAACGCCTTTCGTCTTGGTGGCCCCGGCAATATTCGTACAGTTTTTTCAATCTGTCGAAGACTACTATAATCGCTTTGACATTGCTTCAGCGACACGTTTTTTACGAATCATCGTTTTCATCATCTCGATAGTCGGGCCGGCTGTCTATGTTGCAGCCACGACTTTTCATCAGGAAATGATTCCAACTAAGCTGCTGGTCATTGTAGCGGCTCAAAGGGAAACGGTTCCTTTGCCTGCCGTCGTTGAAGCGCTTCTTATGGAAATGACCTTTGAAATATTACGGGAAGCAAGTCTTCGGATGCCAAAGGCCGTTGGTTCGACGATGTCCATTGTCGGAGCATTGGTCATCGGGCAGGCGGCTGTCCAGGCTGGTATCGTATCGCCGGCAATGGTCATCATCGTCTCGATCACGGCGATTGCCAGTTTTGCAACTCCTTCTTATTCCATAGCCATATCTGCCCGCATTGTGCGGTTCGGATTCATCATTTGTGCCGGCACTTTAGGTTTTTATGGGATGATTTTAGCCTTTATCGTCCTTATTGTCCATTTATGCAGCTTGCGTTCACTTGGAGTTCCTTATATGACACCGCTCGCCCCTCTGCATCCGGAAGGGTTGGGCGACACATTCTTCAGAAGACCTATGTGGGCCTTTAAGGAAAGGCCAAAATTTTTAACCAACGAAAATAATCTGATAAGGGAAGGCGAAAATCAAAGACCCCTGCCTCCTGAATCGCGTGGAATGAAAACTGCTGACGAGAAAAAAGGTGAAGGCAATGAATCGTAA
- a CDS encoding DedA family protein: MENWITEFMNDFGYIGIFLLIALENIFPPIPSEVILTFGGFMTTTADMTIIGVVIAATIGSVAGAVVLYGIGLLLDVKVIERFVERWGHIFRLTVSDVHKANSWFDKYGSWTVFFCRLVPLIRSLISIPAGMSHMSFWLFLLYTTSGTLIWNIILVNIGAAVGSSWEDIVGYMDIYSNIVYAILALLLIAFVVLIFRRNKGKV; this comes from the coding sequence ATGGAAAACTGGATTACGGAATTCATGAATGATTTTGGGTATATAGGAATCTTTCTATTAATAGCATTGGAAAATATTTTCCCGCCGATCCCGTCTGAGGTCATTCTTACTTTTGGCGGTTTCATGACGACAACAGCGGATATGACGATTATCGGTGTAGTGATCGCTGCGACTATTGGGTCAGTGGCAGGGGCAGTCGTCCTTTATGGAATTGGTTTACTTCTTGATGTGAAGGTCATTGAAAGGTTCGTGGAAAGATGGGGCCATATTTTTCGGTTAACGGTGTCGGACGTCCATAAGGCGAATTCTTGGTTTGATAAGTACGGGTCATGGACCGTGTTTTTCTGCAGACTGGTTCCGCTGATCAGAAGCTTGATCTCGATTCCTGCAGGGATGTCCCATATGAGCTTTTGGCTCTTCCTGCTTTACACAACATCCGGAACATTAATTTGGAACATCATCTTGGTGAATATCGGGGCAGCTGTTGGATCTTCGTGGGAAGATATTGTAGGGTACATGGACATTTATTCAAACATCGTATATGCAATATTGGCCTTGCTATTGATTGCTTTCGTTGTTTTGATTTTTAGAAGGAATAAAGGCAAAGTATAA
- a CDS encoding phosphatase PAP2 family protein gives MKLKQQLTIAFIVSVLSLIGFSFMAFTISANEYLKFDEDVISLVQGWESPLLTDIMKFFTYIGSTVSLIILSLIILFFLYRVLKHRLELVLFTAVMVGSPLLNLMVKLLFQRARPDLHRLIEIGGYSFPSGHAMNAFSLYGILTFLLWRHITARWARILLILISMMMILSIGISRIYLGVHYPSDIIAGYLAGGCWIAIAIWFFQRYQDRRKNKDR, from the coding sequence ATGAAATTAAAGCAGCAATTAACCATTGCCTTTATAGTAAGTGTACTTTCTTTAATCGGGTTCAGTTTCATGGCATTTACCATAAGTGCAAATGAATACCTGAAATTTGATGAAGATGTGATTTCCTTGGTGCAGGGATGGGAGTCGCCTCTTCTGACTGACATCATGAAGTTCTTTACCTACATAGGTTCAACCGTTTCCCTGATCATCCTATCCTTGATTATTTTGTTTTTCTTATATAGGGTTTTGAAGCATCGTTTGGAACTGGTCTTATTCACTGCAGTCATGGTTGGTTCACCTCTTCTCAATTTGATGGTTAAGCTATTGTTTCAACGCGCCCGGCCCGATTTACATCGACTCATCGAAATAGGGGGGTACAGTTTCCCTAGTGGACATGCCATGAATGCATTTTCTTTATACGGTATTCTTACATTTTTGCTTTGGCGTCACATTACGGCTAGATGGGCAAGGATTCTATTGATTCTGATCAGCATGATGATGATTCTCTCGATAGGTATTAGCCGTATATACTTGGGGGTCCATTATCCTAGTGATATCATTGCCGGATATTTGGCGGGTGGTTGTTGGATCGCGATTGCCATTTGGTTTTTTCAAAGGTATCAAGACCGCCGGAAGAACAAAGATCGTTAA
- a CDS encoding cytochrome P450, with the protein MMKEVIAVKEITRFKTRTEEFSPYAWCKRMLENDPVSYHEGTDTWNVFKYEDVKRVLSDYKHFSSVRKRTTISVGTDSDEGSVPDKIKITEADPPEHRKRRSLLAAAFTPRSLQNWEPRIQEITDELIGQMDEETEIDIVQSLASPLPIIVMSDLMGVPSKDRLLFKKWVDILFLPFDREKQEEVNELKQVAAKEYYQYLYPIVVQKRLNPADDIISDLLKSEVDGEMFTDDEVVRTTMLILGAGVETTSHLLANSFYSLLYDDKDVYQELHENLDLVPQAVEEMLRFRFNLIKLDRTVKEDNDILGVELKEGDNVVVWMSAANLDEEMFEDAFTLNIHRPNNKKHLTFGNGPHFCLGAPLARLEAKIALTAFLKKFKHIEAVPSFQLEENLTDSATGQTLTSLPLKASRI; encoded by the coding sequence ATCATGAAAGAAGTTATTGCAGTAAAAGAAATTACTAGGTTTAAAACACGGACGGAGGAATTTAGTCCGTACGCTTGGTGTAAACGGATGTTAGAAAATGACCCGGTGAGTTATCACGAAGGAACGGATACGTGGAATGTTTTTAAATATGAAGATGTGAAGCGGGTTCTCAGTGATTATAAACATTTTTCAAGTGTACGGAAACGGACTACCATATCGGTAGGAACGGATAGTGATGAAGGCTCTGTGCCTGATAAAATCAAAATCACTGAAGCGGATCCACCTGAGCATAGAAAACGCCGTTCACTGCTGGCCGCAGCATTCACACCTAGAAGTCTTCAAAACTGGGAACCTCGCATTCAGGAAATTACGGATGAGTTGATTGGACAAATGGATGAGGAAACGGAAATCGATATTGTGCAATCATTGGCGAGTCCGCTTCCGATCATTGTCATGTCGGATTTAATGGGCGTTCCCTCGAAAGATCGTTTATTGTTTAAGAAATGGGTGGATATCTTATTTCTTCCTTTTGATAGAGAAAAACAAGAAGAAGTAAATGAATTAAAGCAAGTGGCAGCAAAAGAATACTATCAGTATTTGTATCCGATTGTTGTGCAAAAACGATTAAACCCGGCAGATGATATCATTTCAGATCTATTGAAGTCAGAAGTGGATGGGGAAATGTTTACGGATGATGAGGTTGTCCGGACGACCATGCTGATTTTAGGAGCGGGGGTCGAGACAACAAGTCATTTACTGGCCAATAGCTTTTATTCCCTGCTATATGATGACAAAGATGTTTATCAAGAGTTACATGAAAACCTGGATTTAGTTCCGCAGGCGGTCGAAGAAATGCTTCGTTTCCGATTCAATCTTATTAAATTGGATCGCACCGTAAAGGAAGATAACGATATATTGGGAGTGGAATTGAAAGAAGGGGATAACGTGGTTGTTTGGATGAGTGCAGCTAATTTGGACGAAGAGATGTTTGAAGACGCCTTCACCCTTAATATCCACCGCCCTAACAATAAGAAACATCTAACCTTCGGAAATGGCCCCCATTTCTGCCTGGGAGCGCCGCTAGCCAGGCTGGAAGCGAAGATTGCGCTTACTGCCTTCCTGAAGAAATTCAAGCATATTGAAGCGGTGCCATCGTTCCAGTTAGAAGAGAATCTTACCGATTCAGCGACCGGGCAAACTTTGACATCACTACCGCTTAAGGCAAGCCGCATTTAA
- a CDS encoding DUF4083 domain-containing protein, whose translation MSGYNIADLVYQLFCLVFLILIIVGTVSLFRSIKDRKTRLDIMEKKMDDLHELIKRGKN comes from the coding sequence GTGAGTGGGTATAATATTGCGGATCTGGTATACCAATTGTTTTGCCTTGTATTTCTAATCCTAATCATCGTTGGGACCGTATCCCTTTTCCGTTCCATCAAGGACCGTAAAACCAGACTGGATATCATGGAAAAGAAAATGGATGATTTGCATGAACTGATTAAAAGGGGCAAAAATTGA
- a CDS encoding DUF975 family protein, giving the protein MRISELKRKALQSLGGKWGVTVSLMLLLFLINIILPLIVEVIGSGGFSQWLMQEETPIWSDIFGLVLTIALIPLTISTTWFYLNLVREGNPDIPEVFAIYKEGKTSFKLIGASILQGIFIFLWSLLLIIPGIIKGIAYSQLFFLLKDHPEYTVLEGITESRKRMKGLKWKYFLMHLSFIGWGILCMFTLGIGLLWLIPYAGTTMAAFYNELIVPQDDDQQLEV; this is encoded by the coding sequence ATGAGAATCTCAGAATTAAAAAGGAAAGCCCTTCAGTCGTTGGGAGGTAAATGGGGAGTAACTGTATCGCTGATGTTGCTTCTGTTCTTGATCAACATCATTTTGCCTTTAATTGTCGAAGTGATCGGAAGCGGTGGGTTTTCACAATGGCTCATGCAGGAAGAAACACCGATATGGTCTGATATCTTCGGCCTCGTCTTAACCATCGCCTTAATCCCGCTTACCATTTCAACCACTTGGTTCTACCTGAATTTGGTTAGGGAAGGAAACCCTGATATTCCAGAAGTATTTGCTATCTATAAAGAAGGAAAAACCTCTTTCAAGCTAATTGGTGCATCCATCTTACAAGGTATTTTCATTTTTTTATGGTCATTATTATTAATCATTCCGGGTATCATTAAAGGCATCGCCTATTCGCAGCTGTTTTTCTTATTGAAGGATCATCCTGAATACACGGTGCTTGAAGGCATTACAGAAAGCAGAAAAAGGATGAAGGGTTTGAAATGGAAGTATTTCCTCATGCACCTAAGCTTCATCGGATGGGGCATCCTTTGCATGTTCACGCTGGGAATTGGTTTACTATGGTTGATTCCTTATGCAGGAACAACAATGGCTGCATTTTATAATGAATTAATCGTGCCTCAAGATGACGATCAACAATTAGAAGTATAA